A stretch of Rhizobium sp. BT03 DNA encodes these proteins:
- a CDS encoding ABC transporter ATP-binding protein — protein sequence MITIDNLVVQFGGVRPINELCAVLTAPVAGLIGPNGAGKTTLLNVLSGFVRPVQGTVSLGAEALLPMSPLQRVRAGLRRSFQTEQVVEDLTVAGNIAAIADHVVGAAHRSEAVEEALSFAGLTAAADRLGQSLNLFQRRLVELAKCVVGKPKLILLDEPAAGLTEEEGKAFRELVLRIPAEFRAQVLVIDHDVELIRSMCSETMVLDYGKLLALGPTQTVLADPNVRRAYLGEF from the coding sequence ATGATCACCATCGACAATCTCGTCGTCCAGTTCGGCGGTGTGAGGCCGATCAACGAGCTCTGCGCCGTGCTGACGGCGCCGGTCGCAGGGCTGATCGGCCCGAACGGCGCCGGCAAGACGACGCTGCTCAACGTGCTTTCCGGCTTCGTCCGACCGGTTCAGGGAACGGTGTCGCTCGGCGCTGAGGCGCTGTTGCCGATGTCGCCGCTGCAGCGCGTGCGCGCCGGCCTGCGCCGCTCGTTCCAGACCGAGCAGGTCGTCGAAGACCTGACCGTAGCCGGCAATATCGCGGCGATCGCCGATCATGTCGTCGGCGCGGCGCATCGTTCCGAAGCCGTCGAGGAAGCGCTTTCCTTCGCCGGTCTCACCGCGGCTGCCGACCGGCTGGGGCAATCGCTCAATCTTTTCCAGCGCCGCCTGGTCGAGCTGGCGAAATGCGTCGTCGGCAAGCCGAAGCTCATCCTGCTGGACGAACCGGCCGCCGGACTGACCGAGGAGGAGGGAAAGGCGTTCCGCGAACTGGTGCTGCGCATCCCGGCCGAATTCCGCGCGCAGGTTCTGGTCATCGATCACGACGTCGAGCTCATCCGATCCATGTGCAGCGAAACCATGGTGCTCGACTACGGCAAGCTGCTGGCGCTCGGCCCGACGCAGACCGTGCTTGCCGATCCGAACGTGCGGCGCGCCTATCTGGGGGAGTTCTGA